The following are encoded in a window of Phosphitispora fastidiosa genomic DNA:
- the larC gene encoding nickel pincer cofactor biosynthesis protein LarC translates to MTDCKTLYFDCFAGASGDMIVGALLDLGLDAEVFKNEVDKMPLEGYDIKIRRIIKSGISAIKFDVLRETEETSERHLHDIEQIIDTSRLTAEVKDRSKAVFRLLAAAEAKVHGTTPDKVHFHEVGAVDSIVDIVGAVIALNLLRVDRIVASPLPMGKGFVRCSHGLIPVPAPATVELLKGMVTYGSEHEGETVTPTGAALLSALAGQCGPMPALEVEGVGYGAGTRDYGVPNVVRAIIGKEAGGSIDLLQDSLSDSTAGTVAVLEANIDDMNPEFFDHVFERLFEKGALDAFLVPIHMKKNRPAVLMKVLCNEEDKEGIAETLFLETSTIGIRFSRWSRYCLKRESRVVDTEYGEIGIKMAVLHGNTVNEAPEYEDCRKRALECGVPLKKVYLAALRAFEKDS, encoded by the coding sequence ATGACGGACTGTAAAACATTATATTTTGACTGTTTTGCCGGGGCCAGTGGTGATATGATAGTCGGAGCTTTGCTGGACCTGGGACTGGATGCGGAAGTGTTTAAAAACGAAGTGGACAAAATGCCTCTGGAAGGTTATGATATAAAAATCAGGAGAATAATCAAATCCGGGATAAGTGCGATCAAATTCGACGTCCTCCGAGAAACCGAAGAGACCTCTGAACGACACCTGCATGATATTGAGCAGATAATTGACACCAGCCGGCTGACAGCCGAAGTCAAGGACAGGAGCAAAGCGGTTTTTCGCCTGCTTGCTGCCGCCGAGGCGAAAGTTCATGGGACGACACCGGACAAGGTCCATTTTCACGAAGTGGGGGCAGTGGACTCTATTGTTGATATAGTTGGGGCGGTGATTGCATTAAACCTGCTTCGGGTTGACCGGATTGTAGCATCCCCGCTGCCTATGGGCAAGGGTTTTGTCAGGTGCAGCCATGGGCTGATTCCTGTTCCGGCTCCGGCAACGGTGGAACTCCTTAAAGGAATGGTCACATATGGTTCTGAACACGAGGGAGAGACGGTCACCCCAACCGGGGCAGCACTTCTGTCTGCCTTAGCGGGTCAATGCGGCCCGATGCCGGCTCTTGAGGTGGAAGGGGTGGGATATGGCGCCGGAACAAGGGATTATGGGGTTCCTAATGTAGTCCGGGCCATCATCGGGAAGGAAGCCGGCGGCAGTATTGATTTGCTGCAGGACAGCTTGTCTGACAGTACTGCGGGTACGGTTGCAGTCCTTGAAGCAAACATTGATGATATGAATCCCGAGTTTTTTGATCATGTGTTTGAACGATTGTTTGAGAAGGGCGCTCTGGATGCATTTCTCGTCCCGATACATATGAAAAAGAACCGGCCTGCGGTTCTGATGAAAGTGCTTTGTAATGAGGAAGATAAAGAAGGAATTGCGGAAACTCTGTTTCTGGAGACCTCAACAATAGGAATCAGGTTCAGCAGGTGGAGCAGGTACTGCCTTAAGCGGGAAAGCCGTGTAGTCGATACCGAATATGGTGAAATAGGGATAAAGATGGCTGTGCTGCATGGGAATACAGTGAATGAGGCTCCCGAGTACGAAGATTGCCGGAAGAGGGCGCTGGAATGCGGGGTGCCGCTGAAAAAAGTTTACCTGGCCGCACTGAGAGCATTTGAAAAGGATAGTTGA
- a CDS encoding amidohydrolase, with translation MNQIVIENGYIISMNHDRQVFEGGDILIEGDCITALGRIPSGLVREDAERVNARGKLVMPGFINSHVHLSQQLARGLGDDVDLLTWLHQRIWPYESSMEWEDSYISSLACCIEMIRSGVTTFAEAGGQEVEGMARAVEETGIRGILARSTMDCGQGLPEKWQETAEETLAVQEDLISKWHGSAGGRIRVWFALRTIFNVSDRLIQMTYDLAVKYGVGIHMHVAEVREEVNYARKNRGNTTVKHLANLGALGGRLLAVHCVWLDEEEIELFAHHGVKVSHCPAAGMKVLGFARIPEMLDKGICISIGTDGAPCNNRMDIISDMYLASLIHKGRTLNPETLPAERILEMATVNGAKCLQWEDEIGSLEPGKKADLIIINPAAAGSLPVHDPVANLVYAVQSANVESSMCDGRWLMRNRRIMTVNEKEVLRQAGEKAAALALKAGISLPERFPVIKVR, from the coding sequence ATGAATCAAATAGTTATTGAAAACGGGTATATAATATCTATGAATCATGACAGGCAGGTCTTTGAGGGTGGGGATATCCTTATAGAAGGGGACTGCATAACGGCATTGGGCCGCATACCTTCCGGGCTGGTTCGGGAGGATGCGGAGAGGGTAAATGCCCGGGGGAAGCTGGTCATGCCCGGTTTTATTAACTCCCACGTGCACTTATCACAACAGCTGGCGCGGGGGCTGGGAGATGATGTAGACCTGCTGACATGGCTGCACCAACGAATTTGGCCATATGAGAGCAGTATGGAATGGGAAGACTCATATATATCATCACTTGCCTGTTGTATTGAAATGATACGCTCCGGAGTGACGACCTTTGCTGAGGCCGGGGGGCAGGAAGTGGAGGGAATGGCCAGAGCTGTTGAGGAGACCGGTATTAGGGGTATCTTAGCCAGGTCAACAATGGACTGTGGTCAGGGACTTCCTGAGAAGTGGCAGGAGACAGCTGAGGAAACCCTGGCAGTTCAGGAAGACCTGATCAGTAAATGGCATGGCAGCGCCGGCGGCCGTATCAGGGTATGGTTTGCCCTGAGGACAATATTCAATGTTTCTGACAGGTTGATACAAATGACCTATGACCTTGCAGTCAAATATGGTGTGGGAATTCACATGCATGTTGCCGAAGTAAGGGAGGAGGTCAATTATGCCCGGAAAAACAGGGGTAACACTACGGTTAAGCACCTCGCAAATCTGGGCGCATTGGGCGGAAGACTATTGGCGGTTCACTGTGTATGGCTTGATGAGGAGGAAATTGAACTCTTTGCACACCACGGTGTCAAGGTATCACATTGCCCGGCGGCCGGCATGAAGGTACTGGGTTTTGCCCGGATACCGGAAATGCTGGATAAAGGCATTTGTATCTCCATAGGCACTGATGGAGCGCCCTGTAATAACCGGATGGATATCATCAGTGATATGTACCTTGCTTCACTAATACATAAGGGAAGGACCCTGAACCCGGAAACTCTGCCGGCAGAACGCATTTTGGAGATGGCGACTGTAAATGGAGCCAAGTGCCTGCAGTGGGAGGATGAAATAGGGTCACTGGAACCAGGTAAAAAGGCTGACCTTATTATAATCAACCCGGCAGCGGCAGGAAGCCTGCCTGTTCATGATCCTGTCGCAAACCTTGTGTATGCTGTGCAGTCGGCAAATGTAGAGTCCAGTATGTGTGACGGCAGGTGGCTGATGCGAAACAGAAGAATAATGACTGTAAATGAGAAAGAGGTACTCCGGCAGGCCGGGGAAAAGGCTGCTGCCCTGGCATTAAAGGCCGGGATCAGTCTTCCGGAACGCTTCCCGGTAATAAAAGTCCGCTAG
- a CDS encoding efflux RND transporter periplasmic adaptor subunit has protein sequence MKKWKKRGLIGAGIAVVIVIAALSMSKAVDVEEVKVIRGDVAAAVVEKGKVTSEESADIYSEIQGKVNTVYVEEGNTVARGDRLAEIDAGDLEAQIARLAGELKSIEGMEKAALGDASQVRQQESALQQAELSLELAETSYQRTQQLYAEGAVTRAELERSQNEMESASEAVVQARAALNAARKLGEGNRLQYQGQKESLQAQLNRLREQKEKAVVTAPADGTVFAAGIEQGDFVSPGTLMFTVGKAGKIRIETYVSTKDIRNIKSGNNVRVLFKMPGKDTEIAGKIIRVNPAAEERVSSLGITEDKIKVIAELGEKPGELRITPGMSVDVTFTTQEERDVLAVPREAVFTDNGKDYVWVIKDGKAVLGEITTGVEGDDLIEIKKGLQEGQQVILNPHQEGLAEGVKVK, from the coding sequence ATGAAAAAGTGGAAAAAGCGGGGGCTTATCGGGGCGGGCATAGCTGTTGTGATTGTAATTGCGGCCCTGTCAATGTCCAAGGCGGTTGATGTGGAAGAAGTAAAAGTAATCAGGGGAGATGTGGCTGCAGCCGTCGTGGAAAAGGGCAAGGTGACCAGTGAAGAGAGCGCTGACATTTACAGTGAAATCCAGGGCAAAGTAAATACCGTTTATGTGGAGGAAGGTAATACTGTAGCCAGGGGAGACCGCCTGGCAGAAATAGATGCAGGTGACCTTGAGGCTCAAATTGCCAGACTGGCAGGGGAACTGAAGTCTATTGAAGGCATGGAGAAAGCCGCTTTGGGAGATGCCAGCCAGGTCAGACAGCAGGAATCGGCGCTGCAGCAGGCTGAGCTGTCTTTGGAACTTGCTGAGACCTCATATCAAAGAACACAGCAGTTGTATGCCGAGGGCGCTGTTACCAGGGCTGAACTGGAACGTTCTCAAAATGAGATGGAAAGCGCTTCAGAGGCGGTTGTACAAGCCCGTGCCGCCCTCAATGCAGCCAGAAAGTTGGGTGAGGGTAACAGGCTGCAGTACCAGGGACAGAAGGAAAGCCTGCAGGCCCAGTTAAACCGGCTCAGGGAGCAGAAGGAAAAGGCAGTGGTAACTGCCCCGGCAGACGGGACGGTGTTTGCCGCAGGTATTGAACAGGGAGATTTTGTTTCACCAGGTACGCTGATGTTTACGGTCGGGAAGGCAGGGAAAATACGGATTGAAACCTATGTCAGCACCAAGGATATTCGAAACATTAAAAGCGGTAATAATGTCAGGGTGCTGTTTAAGATGCCGGGAAAGGATACGGAAATTGCCGGAAAAATTATCAGGGTTAATCCGGCTGCCGAAGAGCGGGTATCATCCCTTGGCATTACCGAGGACAAAATAAAGGTGATTGCTGAACTTGGAGAAAAGCCCGGAGAGCTTCGCATCACTCCCGGGATGTCGGTTGATGTGACTTTTACTACCCAGGAAGAGCGGGATGTCCTTGCTGTTCCCCGGGAGGCTGTATTTACTGATAACGGCAAAGATTATGTCTGGGTTATTAAGGACGGGAAGGCTGTCCTGGGGGAAATTACCACAGGTGTCGAGGGCGACGATTTAATTGAGATCAAAAAGGGTCTGCAGGAAGGACAGCAGGTAATTTTAAATCCCCATCAGGAAGGACTTGCAGAAGGGGTCAAAGTGAAATAA
- a CDS encoding CCA tRNA nucleotidyltransferase has protein sequence MAVPKFIPSEAMTILKTLHSSGYQGYLVGGCVRDMVLGREPADFDICTSARPGQVKELFSKVYDSGIKYGTVTVLLGEKAFEVTTFRKGFGPWEDVNSRDFTINGLLFDGERVMDYVNGLEDLNRRLIRAVGSPQARFREDAIRMLRAVRLSCQLGFDIEQKTFAAIPENAGLLENTAVERIRDELVKLLTCRNPSRGMRSLQITGLLCYFLPELQDCFGFAQHNSHHDKDVFEHSLAVLDNTTDDPVLRLAALLHDIGKPRTFTLDGNGKGHFYSHHIVGGDMTAEIMSRIRFDRRTAASVTALVTDHMSRFAFLRKGGVKKLINRVGTENLDRLVRLQEADILGSAGPYDFRLLLDLVKEINKVLNRNEPLGVKDLAVSGRDLVSLGIEEGPEVGRILKKLLAKVWEDPEVNSRETLVTIAGEEKKYDGL, from the coding sequence TTGGCAGTCCCCAAATTTATACCTTCAGAGGCAATGACAATATTAAAAACACTGCACAGCAGTGGTTATCAGGGCTACCTGGTGGGCGGGTGTGTCCGGGATATGGTCCTGGGAAGAGAACCGGCGGACTTCGATATCTGCACTTCTGCCCGCCCTGGTCAGGTGAAGGAACTGTTTTCGAAGGTGTATGACAGTGGAATCAAATATGGGACAGTAACCGTTTTGCTTGGTGAAAAGGCCTTTGAGGTCACTACCTTCAGAAAGGGCTTTGGCCCCTGGGAAGATGTAAATTCACGGGATTTTACCATTAACGGACTCCTCTTTGACGGGGAAAGAGTCATGGATTATGTGAATGGTTTGGAGGATTTAAACAGGCGGCTGATCAGGGCGGTTGGCAGCCCGCAGGCAAGGTTCAGAGAAGATGCCATAAGGATGCTGCGTGCGGTCAGGCTAAGCTGCCAGCTGGGGTTTGACATCGAACAGAAAACCTTTGCAGCTATCCCGGAAAACGCGGGTCTGCTGGAGAACACCGCAGTTGAACGCATCAGGGATGAACTGGTGAAACTCCTGACCTGCCGCAACCCCTCCAGGGGAATGAGGAGCCTGCAGATAACGGGTCTGCTCTGTTACTTTCTTCCGGAACTGCAGGATTGTTTTGGATTTGCACAGCATAATTCCCATCATGATAAAGATGTTTTTGAACATTCCCTGGCTGTGCTTGACAATACCACTGATGATCCGGTTCTACGGCTGGCAGCCCTGCTGCACGATATAGGGAAGCCCAGGACATTTACCCTTGACGGTAATGGTAAAGGCCACTTTTACTCTCACCATATTGTGGGTGGTGATATGACGGCTGAGATTATGTCCAGAATCCGGTTTGACAGGAGGACTGCTGCCTCTGTAACTGCCCTGGTGACTGATCATATGAGCCGGTTCGCATTTTTGCGTAAGGGAGGAGTCAAAAAGCTCATAAACAGGGTTGGAACCGAAAACCTGGACAGGTTGGTCAGACTCCAGGAGGCTGATATCCTTGGTTCGGCAGGACCGTATGATTTCAGGCTGCTGCTGGACCTGGTTAAAGAAATAAACAAGGTTTTAAACCGGAATGAGCCCCTTGGGGTTAAAGACCTGGCAGTCAGCGGAAGGGACCTGGTTTCGCTGGGGATAGAGGAAGGACCTGAAGTGGGCCGGATATTAAAAAAACTCCTGGCAAAGGTTTGGGAAGACCCCGAAGTCAACAGCCGGGAGACGTTAGTCACTATTGCCGGGGAGGAGAAGAAATATGACGGACTGTAA
- a CDS encoding cyclic nucleotide-binding domain-containing protein: protein MQDKREEGKSDRRTERKVKILAKVELLSGLNRQELYELAGDFRWEEHMKGTYIFQQDLEAHGFYVLVEGRADAFINREGREMIRLSSFGPGDAFGEVDLFTGKLASASVQCTEDCRVLALSAERFAYMLVRWPKLYAGFVTSLSQRLNLLNRELWEEGYRNFLRSGLQFQLKYKSYEYWGSPYSLREIEEKLAKLSETEENVLFLGERGTGKTLVAWLLHKKQYGENAPFIIVDGRHMDQQWGDILFETRQIPGNPEGAKTYCILKVAEGGTLFIKDINMLSSRAQLKLAEVLGSRCASCRIVATLQAEPEDLSVKLLPELKKFFTGENRFLSLRERKRDIPVISARLLKKLADQHGRPAPVIDREATKMLLNHNFRQTNIAELIQIVERAFLIADGDVIGVEHLFFGPTGERIGRSFNLLIWKRFHSWVKEGLFPLRLQKATFAIMILTTIALLFIPGEKSGDFGLTLVWGLWWPFIVISAFWIGRVWCGACPVSFTMEMVQKVYHLNRPVPNVLKKYDYLITTFLFVLVFWIEEMTDMRHNRLYGGLWLFTITSAAAVTGVIFTRHTWCRHLCPLGGLIGMASISGMVEVRADSEICLNKCTTHECYRGTEEVEGCPMSQHSAFLDSNQACKLCFRCVRNCPNDAVKVNLRVPAREVWHLVRVNQGFALFIGVALGILIPILYFGPLHGVWPEDRWRFWFSVSYWGSAVLSGLITWIIARPFREKAAPRRIKLVFAFIPVVIAGFIAYQLHFLPGSQSVLFGLGYIPRMGADSVFYVPLLRVGQAGAAFMGVLLTGFTIIMVLLRTGKLKNRRTSGGN from the coding sequence TTGCAGGATAAACGTGAAGAGGGAAAATCGGACAGAAGGACCGAACGGAAAGTGAAGATACTGGCAAAAGTTGAACTACTTTCAGGCCTGAACAGGCAGGAATTGTATGAACTTGCGGGAGATTTCCGGTGGGAAGAACACATGAAGGGGACTTATATATTCCAACAGGATTTGGAGGCACACGGGTTTTACGTTCTGGTAGAGGGGAGAGCAGATGCGTTTATTAACCGGGAAGGCCGGGAGATGATTAGATTGTCTTCTTTTGGGCCGGGTGATGCCTTTGGAGAAGTGGACCTTTTCACGGGAAAACTGGCTTCGGCAAGTGTACAATGTACTGAAGACTGCAGGGTTCTAGCCCTTAGCGCAGAACGCTTTGCCTACATGCTGGTACGCTGGCCCAAGCTTTATGCCGGGTTCGTTACCAGTCTTTCGCAGCGCCTCAACCTGCTTAACAGAGAATTGTGGGAAGAAGGGTACAGAAACTTCCTGCGGTCCGGGCTGCAGTTTCAGCTAAAGTACAAGTCCTATGAATATTGGGGGAGTCCCTATTCGCTTCGGGAAATAGAGGAAAAACTCGCTAAACTGTCAGAAACGGAAGAGAATGTACTATTCCTGGGAGAACGGGGAACGGGTAAAACTCTGGTTGCCTGGCTGCTGCACAAGAAACAGTATGGTGAAAATGCCCCTTTTATAATAGTGGATGGGCGGCATATGGATCAGCAGTGGGGAGATATACTGTTTGAAACCCGGCAGATCCCCGGAAATCCCGAGGGAGCCAAGACATACTGTATTCTCAAGGTGGCTGAAGGCGGGACTCTTTTCATTAAGGACATAAATATGCTGTCATCCAGAGCCCAGTTGAAACTGGCTGAGGTTTTGGGTTCCCGGTGTGCCTCATGCCGCATAGTAGCAACACTGCAGGCAGAGCCTGAAGACCTTTCTGTAAAACTCTTGCCCGAGCTGAAAAAGTTCTTTACCGGAGAAAACAGATTTTTATCACTAAGGGAACGCAAAAGAGATATTCCGGTCATTTCGGCCAGGCTGCTGAAAAAACTGGCGGACCAGCATGGCAGACCTGCTCCCGTGATTGACCGGGAAGCAACCAAAATGCTTTTAAATCATAATTTCCGCCAGACGAATATAGCGGAACTTATTCAGATCGTGGAACGCGCTTTTTTGATTGCAGACGGTGATGTGATAGGGGTAGAACACCTTTTTTTCGGCCCCACAGGCGAGAGAATAGGGCGTAGTTTTAACCTTCTGATTTGGAAGCGTTTCCACTCCTGGGTAAAAGAAGGGCTTTTTCCACTCAGACTGCAGAAGGCAACATTTGCTATCATGATACTTACTACTATTGCTCTCTTATTTATTCCCGGAGAAAAATCAGGTGACTTCGGCCTTACGCTTGTATGGGGACTTTGGTGGCCTTTCATAGTAATTAGCGCCTTCTGGATTGGCAGGGTATGGTGCGGGGCCTGCCCGGTTTCTTTCACAATGGAAATGGTCCAGAAGGTTTACCATTTAAACAGGCCGGTTCCCAATGTTCTGAAAAAGTATGATTACCTGATTACAACCTTTTTGTTTGTATTGGTATTCTGGATTGAAGAAATGACTGATATGCGGCATAACAGGCTGTATGGCGGGCTGTGGCTTTTTACCATTACATCGGCTGCCGCTGTTACCGGGGTAATATTTACCCGCCACACCTGGTGCCGTCACCTTTGTCCCCTGGGTGGGCTGATAGGAATGGCCTCCATCAGCGGAATGGTTGAAGTCAGGGCTGACTCGGAGATCTGTCTGAATAAGTGTACGACTCATGAATGCTATCGCGGTACAGAGGAGGTTGAAGGCTGTCCCATGTCTCAGCACTCAGCCTTCCTTGACAGCAACCAGGCATGTAAGCTGTGCTTTCGCTGTGTACGCAACTGCCCCAATGATGCCGTTAAAGTCAATTTGCGTGTCCCGGCAAGGGAGGTCTGGCACCTTGTAAGGGTTAACCAGGGGTTTGCGTTATTTATTGGTGTTGCCCTGGGGATTCTGATTCCGATTTTATATTTCGGGCCGCTTCACGGTGTGTGGCCCGAAGATCGGTGGCGCTTCTGGTTTAGTGTATCATATTGGGGCAGCGCTGTTCTCAGCGGTCTGATTACATGGATTATTGCCAGACCATTTAGGGAAAAGGCGGCCCCGCGCAGGATTAAGCTTGTTTTTGCCTTTATACCTGTAGTAATTGCCGGGTTTATAGCATATCAGCTGCACTTCCTGCCCGGGAGCCAGTCTGTCCTGTTTGGCCTGGGATATATTCCCCGCATGGGGGCAGACAGTGTTTTTTATGTTCCGCTTTTACGGGTCGGCCAGGCTGGTGCAGCCTTCATGGGAGTGTTATTAACAGGGTTTACTATTATAATGGTCTTGCTGAGGACCGGAAAATTGAAGAACAGGCGAACATCCGGAGGTAATTAA
- a CDS encoding S-layer homology domain-containing protein: MKRKTLIIGLVLAVMITCMFVDVILAAPSDIQGHWAEEQIIHWTDRNLTAGYPDDTFRPDRNITRAEFIALVNKVMGFITEEEFSYSDVSPSDWFAAEIGKAKAAGYITGYEDGTMRPNNYINREEAAMVLSKLLVLDNSRESELIKEFIDETDISPWSRGAVAAAVENGYMKGYEDKSFHPRRGITRAETITLLNRAVGCLYNEAGKFTCDVIDGNVTITSTNVELYNTIVKGDIYLTAGICSGSVVLDNVTVYGRTLICGGGENSVYIIGDSELYSVFVDKKSGRVRIVAKDNAVVNSLWLASGAVVEEADLAGDGFGDLAIEIPEGAAVELIGNFDNVDINSPGARINLLSGSVAKFCITEAGSGSVLEVSEDAVVKVLEINAGASVTGDGVVETANVNSDDVVMETDVGTSPPAGGGGGGGGGGGSTPPPSDPEFLNGAFSSSGEIRVDEGTVYEEYRLTYEGTEISLEAGNITGVTVVKDGGAATELVPDAEPGLWLDIQEAPGEYVYTVTDKNSQVYKASLTRIGTKDAEAMATGYMAESDGITYVEYILGEIDLSDFETMYQFSPDGAIYEILPDEDEGGSTLWFPITGQVEGIHIIFVKQEGKWYRSEIRHETEKAIVIDTYIYDGHTWVDVDIRGEGYNFEVYAYSPVGNPTEEAVYKYNLIGGKISFIEPVTGYIDARITDIDYFNSAVELNDSSWYGIDENTYVYDMTGYDPVYKDIGRLAVGDGIQYVLSDSPWRTGIIDVIVRSYSAGPEKVMVIDTYYNDGDTWVSVDIRGEVSSYEVYGTSPVADPAADTVYRYDLIDSKISLLEPVTGYIEAEITDIDFINSSIILNDYILRGIDEETYVYDMTGDNPVYADINGLAEGDIVQCVFSDNPLRSRMIDVILKSCSPQSEKLMVIDSYFYDGDIWVTADIRGTVELYEVSSGNPVANQLFEYSMDGAKIVLGVATDPTVTYDVYGEVTDVDTSYNAFEVGDAAWFELDAESYVYDMTDSDPVYVEDIKNLNEGDNVFVIEATDGERNGVADIVLIVDEEDIP; encoded by the coding sequence ATGAAAAGGAAAACCCTTATTATTGGACTTGTTCTGGCAGTTATGATAACCTGCATGTTTGTCGATGTCATTTTGGCAGCACCTTCCGACATTCAGGGACACTGGGCTGAAGAACAAATTATCCATTGGACAGACCGAAATTTGACTGCCGGCTATCCAGACGATACTTTTAGGCCGGACCGAAATATTACCCGAGCTGAATTTATTGCTCTTGTCAATAAGGTAATGGGATTCATAACTGAGGAAGAATTCAGCTATTCCGATGTCTCTCCGAGCGATTGGTTTGCTGCGGAAATTGGCAAGGCAAAGGCTGCAGGATACATCACCGGATACGAGGATGGTACGATGCGGCCCAATAACTACATCAACCGGGAGGAGGCTGCCATGGTTCTTAGTAAACTATTGGTTTTAGACAACTCCCGGGAGTCAGAACTTATTAAAGAATTTATCGATGAAACTGATATATCACCGTGGAGTAGGGGAGCCGTTGCCGCAGCTGTCGAAAACGGGTATATGAAGGGGTATGAGGATAAGAGTTTTCACCCCCGACGGGGTATAACGCGGGCCGAAACGATAACTTTATTAAACAGGGCTGTTGGATGTCTTTACAATGAAGCAGGAAAATTTACTTGTGACGTCATAGACGGGAATGTTACCATCACAAGTACAAATGTTGAACTGTATAACACGATTGTTAAAGGGGATATTTATTTAACTGCCGGAATATGCAGTGGCAGTGTTGTTTTGGATAATGTTACTGTTTATGGGAGAACCCTGATTTGCGGCGGCGGGGAAAATAGTGTGTATATCATAGGGGATTCGGAGCTGTATAGTGTATTTGTTGATAAAAAAAGCGGCAGGGTCAGGATAGTAGCCAAAGATAATGCTGTAGTTAATTCACTGTGGCTTGCTTCTGGGGCTGTAGTGGAAGAGGCAGACCTGGCAGGAGACGGGTTTGGGGATTTGGCCATAGAAATTCCTGAAGGGGCTGCTGTGGAGTTGATAGGCAATTTTGACAATGTGGACATAAACTCCCCCGGAGCCAGGATTAATCTGTTAAGTGGTTCTGTTGCAAAATTCTGCATCACTGAAGCCGGCAGCGGTTCCGTACTGGAAGTTTCTGAAGATGCAGTGGTCAAAGTACTGGAGATTAATGCAGGTGCATCAGTTACCGGTGACGGGGTTGTTGAAACAGCGAATGTGAATTCAGATGATGTGGTTATGGAGACAGATGTCGGAACCTCGCCTCCCGCCGGCGGCGGCGGTGGAGGTGGTGGAGGTGGTGGTTCAACACCGCCGCCCTCAGACCCGGAGTTCTTGAACGGAGCATTTTCTTCCAGTGGGGAAATTAGAGTAGATGAAGGAACAGTATATGAAGAATACCGGCTAACCTATGAGGGAACTGAAATAAGCCTTGAAGCCGGAAATATTACCGGTGTAACGGTAGTGAAGGATGGAGGAGCAGCGACAGAACTGGTTCCGGATGCTGAACCTGGTTTATGGCTTGACATACAGGAAGCGCCGGGTGAGTATGTTTATACTGTCACCGATAAGAACAGCCAGGTGTATAAAGCCAGTCTGACAAGAATTGGCACGAAAGACGCAGAAGCAATGGCAACAGGATATATGGCTGAATCAGATGGCATAACCTATGTTGAATACATCCTTGGAGAAATTGACCTGTCTGATTTTGAAACAATGTACCAGTTTAGTCCAGATGGCGCAATTTACGAAATACTGCCTGACGAAGACGAGGGAGGCAGTACCCTGTGGTTCCCCATTACAGGGCAGGTAGAAGGCATCCATATAATTTTTGTGAAACAGGAAGGCAAATGGTACAGGTCGGAGATAAGGCATGAAACAGAAAAAGCTATTGTAATTGACACCTATATCTATGATGGTCATACCTGGGTTGATGTGGATATTCGGGGTGAAGGTTACAATTTTGAAGTTTATGCATATTCGCCTGTCGGAAATCCGACAGAAGAGGCAGTCTACAAATATAATCTGATTGGGGGCAAAATAAGCTTCATCGAACCGGTAACAGGTTATATAGATGCTAGAATAACAGATATAGATTACTTTAATTCTGCTGTTGAATTAAACGACAGCTCCTGGTATGGAATTGATGAGAACACTTATGTTTATGACATGACCGGTTATGATCCGGTTTATAAAGATATCGGCAGACTCGCAGTAGGCGACGGGATACAATATGTTCTCAGCGACAGTCCCTGGCGCACCGGGATAATTGATGTAATTGTGAGAAGTTACAGTGCCGGACCGGAAAAAGTCATGGTTATTGACACCTATTATAATGATGGGGATACCTGGGTCTCTGTGGATATTCGGGGCGAAGTCTCCTCATATGAGGTGTATGGAACATCTCCCGTTGCAGATCCGGCGGCAGATACAGTTTACAGGTATGATTTGATTGACAGTAAAATTAGCTTGTTAGAACCTGTAACAGGTTATATTGAGGCTGAAATAACAGACATTGACTTCATTAATTCTTCTATTATACTTAATGACTATATCTTGCGTGGAATTGATGAGGAGACTTATGTCTATGATATGACCGGTGATAACCCGGTATATGCAGATATTAACGGTCTGGCAGAGGGTGACATTGTACAGTGCGTTTTCAGCGATAATCCCTTGCGCAGTAGGATGATTGATGTAATTCTGAAAAGTTGCAGTCCTCAATCAGAAAAACTAATGGTTATTGATAGTTATTTTTATGACGGAGATATATGGGTCACTGCCGATATCCGTGGTACTGTTGAACTTTACGAAGTCAGCAGCGGAAACCCTGTTGCTAATCAACTTTTCGAGTATTCCATGGACGGCGCAAAAATAGTGCTGGGTGTCGCAACGGATCCAACTGTTACTTACGATGTATATGGTGAAGTTACAGATGTTGATACATCGTATAATGCATTCGAAGTGGGTGATGCGGCTTGGTTTGAACTGGATGCAGAAAGCTATGTCTACGATATGACGGATAGTGATCCTGTTTATGTTGAGGATATAAAAAACCTCAATGAAGGTGACAATGTATTTGTCATTGAAGCCACCGATGGCGAGCGAAATGGCGTGGCAGATATTGTACTGATTGTTGATGAGGAAGATATTCCTTAA